One genomic window of Paenibacillus xylanilyticus includes the following:
- a CDS encoding DUF4272 domain-containing protein codes for MRNCALYSSQFDLDQLFELIQSIYPQDKIIRKEDKTHIQVIRKKWLSKKTKGFNIMTSQTHPEEFASMMNGMMGFMSQIEGRNPAVQEKVLIKCSTLNMVIGIETEEDISEEFFQELLKLAQGLDAVIFWGGGSLLDAQGQLLLDVNGESEVEDYQVTAHTSLLDDVRPPSESGTRRKENSESIMAAQGIPFNVHLPARAGDEHTTIRSVEEVAQRAVALCLAALKGECLGAGESPEDTAALVQEVIDKYDAASFFSPAEKRFILQYGAQQQEVITFSWGYEAYHVMLWALGYVDELGAPVELCNVGQAVGYLQQKDSFEDFLAGASLRSKSEILDAADLIYRYNWVCVNSRINEQTPPAGLNGGVAYERHRALNWLICYMDQEWDDVRTDT; via the coding sequence ATGAGAAACTGCGCATTATACAGCTCCCAGTTTGACCTGGACCAGCTGTTTGAACTGATTCAATCCATCTATCCACAGGATAAGATCATACGCAAGGAAGACAAGACGCATATTCAGGTTATCCGCAAGAAGTGGCTCAGTAAGAAAACCAAGGGCTTCAACATCATGACAAGTCAGACACATCCTGAAGAATTCGCTTCGATGATGAATGGCATGATGGGGTTCATGAGTCAGATTGAAGGACGTAACCCGGCAGTACAGGAAAAAGTGCTGATCAAATGCTCGACCCTGAACATGGTCATTGGCATTGAGACCGAAGAGGATATATCGGAGGAGTTCTTCCAAGAATTGTTGAAGCTTGCTCAAGGGCTCGATGCGGTTATTTTTTGGGGAGGCGGCTCCCTGCTGGACGCACAAGGACAGCTGCTGCTGGACGTGAATGGGGAATCCGAGGTAGAGGATTACCAAGTGACAGCGCACACGAGTCTTTTGGATGATGTCAGACCACCGTCCGAGTCAGGCACTCGCCGCAAGGAAAATTCCGAGTCGATTATGGCAGCGCAGGGAATTCCATTCAATGTGCACTTACCCGCAAGGGCTGGAGATGAGCATACAACGATCCGAAGTGTGGAAGAAGTGGCACAAAGAGCGGTAGCCTTATGTCTCGCAGCACTCAAGGGTGAGTGCCTCGGTGCAGGAGAAAGTCCAGAAGACACAGCAGCACTCGTTCAGGAAGTCATCGACAAGTACGATGCTGCCTCATTTTTCTCCCCTGCGGAGAAAAGATTTATTCTGCAGTATGGTGCGCAGCAGCAGGAAGTCATCACCTTTTCGTGGGGATACGAGGCTTACCACGTCATGTTGTGGGCGCTTGGTTACGTCGATGAGCTGGGAGCTCCAGTAGAGCTATGTAACGTTGGACAGGCCGTAGGTTATTTGCAGCAAAAGGACAGCTTCGAGGACTTCCTCGCGGGTGCATCCCTGCGCAGCAAAAGTGAAATTCTCGATGCGGCCGACCTGATCTATCGCTACAACTGGGTATGTGTGAACAGCCGGATTAATGAGCAAACACCTCCCGCGGGATTGAATGGAGGCGTGGCTTACGAACGCCACCGGGCATTGAATTGGCTGATCTGTTATATGGATCAGGAATGGGATGACGTGCGGACAGATACGTAA
- a CDS encoding DUF6773 family protein: MKWFNKKGNQDERIVNLKNKVYKEAYILIMYLCGISILVKSFFQWETYSMLTELIVILAGSIYFGVRSVMLGIYSDEVEVHDQTSKISYSQRNVITGLIIGISMALFLGIRSSVMFADTSHEKWWYFFLVFIFSLLLYIPLFAGFNVIVHHFANKASQKAASKDQCDS, encoded by the coding sequence ATGAAATGGTTCAACAAAAAGGGCAACCAGGATGAGCGTATCGTCAATCTCAAAAACAAGGTGTACAAGGAAGCTTACATATTAATTATGTATCTATGCGGCATCTCCATCTTGGTCAAAAGTTTTTTCCAATGGGAAACGTATTCCATGTTGACGGAATTGATCGTCATTCTCGCAGGAAGTATTTATTTCGGAGTTCGATCCGTCATGCTGGGCATTTATTCGGATGAAGTTGAGGTCCACGACCAGACAAGCAAAATTTCGTATAGCCAGCGAAACGTAATTACGGGTCTCATTATCGGTATTTCGATGGCCTTGTTCCTGGGCATAAGAAGCTCGGTTATGTTTGCCGATACGTCACATGAGAAGTGGTGGTATTTCTTCCTCGTGTTCATATTTTCACTGCTGCTTTACATCCCGCTCTTTGCAGGGTTTAATGTCATCGTTCATCACTTTGCAAACAAGGCGAGTCAAAAGGCCGCAAGTAAAGATCAGTGTGATTCATAG
- a CDS encoding ABC transporter substrate-binding protein yields MIRKWNVLPLMLLAVMLFVSACSGGGTAQNGTNPEGTPNSGTTTETAGTETEGETEEVAANVPDLGGRVIKVAAWWDLTPAGETASDKARLDKIAEVEKKYNVKIEFVNVPFEEYMNKFTTTALAGEPFADIVQMEYKSALPAILKGQLLPISEFTTAENNINQEANLITKYPAIAGDYYSFDNPISIGLGLHYNRDLFKKMSLPDPQELYNQGKWNWDKFMELAKQATKDTDNDGKIDVYGFSGWPIDVLRHFTAANGGTIVDDENAKEGLSDPKTIEAAEFVKRLYNVENVVKVKTGDKTNWEESNTFKDGDVALFTAAEWQLGDITFAAGVVPIPNGPQGSKDITYANNAASAKFIPKGVEDPKIVYQIYEETYDIPQIEEYPGQDYLESRYTDEKDIAMIREHIAGTGRILLDDAYAGYPIGDYVNDIIKNNASVTATAEKYKAQAQAAVDKLGKQ; encoded by the coding sequence ATGATTAGAAAATGGAACGTTCTGCCGTTAATGTTACTGGCCGTGATGCTTTTTGTATCCGCTTGCAGTGGAGGTGGGACAGCGCAGAATGGCACGAATCCAGAGGGGACTCCCAATTCGGGCACCACGACCGAAACCGCCGGAACAGAGACAGAAGGCGAGACAGAAGAGGTGGCAGCGAATGTACCGGATCTCGGTGGACGTGTCATCAAGGTTGCTGCCTGGTGGGATCTGACGCCAGCGGGGGAGACAGCATCGGATAAGGCCCGTCTCGATAAGATTGCTGAAGTCGAAAAAAAATATAACGTAAAAATCGAGTTTGTTAATGTCCCGTTTGAAGAATATATGAATAAATTCACCACGACTGCGCTGGCTGGCGAGCCATTCGCAGACATCGTCCAGATGGAATACAAGTCCGCTCTTCCCGCAATCCTCAAAGGGCAGCTGCTGCCGATCTCCGAATTCACCACAGCCGAGAACAACATCAATCAAGAAGCCAATTTGATTACCAAATATCCGGCCATCGCCGGTGATTACTACTCATTCGATAATCCAATCAGCATTGGTCTGGGACTTCACTATAACCGTGACCTGTTCAAAAAAATGTCGCTGCCTGATCCACAGGAGCTCTATAACCAGGGTAAGTGGAATTGGGACAAATTCATGGAACTGGCCAAACAGGCAACGAAAGATACGGATAACGACGGCAAAATTGACGTATACGGATTCTCCGGCTGGCCGATTGACGTGCTTCGTCACTTTACCGCTGCCAATGGCGGCACGATCGTAGATGACGAAAATGCAAAAGAAGGATTGTCCGATCCCAAAACCATTGAAGCAGCCGAATTCGTTAAACGCCTGTATAACGTGGAGAATGTCGTGAAGGTTAAAACGGGCGACAAAACCAACTGGGAGGAAAGCAATACATTCAAGGACGGAGACGTTGCCTTATTCACTGCCGCTGAATGGCAGCTGGGCGATATCACCTTTGCCGCTGGTGTAGTTCCCATTCCGAACGGACCTCAGGGCAGCAAGGATATAACCTACGCCAATAACGCAGCCTCAGCGAAATTCATTCCCAAAGGTGTAGAGGATCCTAAGATTGTCTACCAGATTTATGAAGAGACCTATGATATCCCGCAGATTGAAGAGTATCCGGGTCAGGATTACCTCGAGAGCCGTTATACCGACGAGAAGGACATTGCCATGATTCGTGAGCATATTGCCGGTACGGGACGTATCCTGCTCGATGATGCCTACGCAGGGTATCCCATCGGAGATTATGTGAACGACATCATCAAAAACAATGCGTCCGTTACAGCGACAGCTGAGAAATATAAGGCTCAGGCACAAGCT
- a CDS encoding RtcB family protein, with amino-acid sequence MRIVDNIKVWGEPLENAVSQAVTCSQHGDVLGVALMADHHKGYSQPIGGVVAYRNMISPSGVGYDIACGNKAVRTNLMWEDIKEQIAVIMDDINANVSFGVGRNNPTPVDHELFDDASWKLFDSIEPGLQHKLKTLARNQLGTVGSGNHFVDIFVEELTGKVWVANHFGSRGFGHKVASGFLNLAAGREFSGKAPGESMDQPPTLFDLNSEMGEMYWDGMTLAGRYAYAGRDYVIEQVLGILGASAEYSVHNHHNFAWKEQHMGEDVVVVRKGATPLAPAQLGFVGGSMGDISVIVEGIHSEENAESYRSTVHGAGRIMSRTQAAGKMNYKLRTRMGGEISEEQMHAAIRAYGVELRGAGTDESPFVYKKLQDVLNAHADTLKINHVLRPVGVAMAGGNEFDPYKD; translated from the coding sequence ATGAGAATCGTGGATAACATCAAGGTATGGGGGGAGCCGCTGGAGAATGCAGTGAGTCAGGCAGTGACGTGTTCACAGCATGGAGATGTGCTTGGCGTTGCACTGATGGCTGACCATCACAAAGGGTACTCGCAACCGATCGGAGGTGTTGTCGCCTACCGTAACATGATTAGTCCTTCGGGCGTTGGATACGATATTGCCTGCGGAAACAAGGCGGTACGTACAAATCTCATGTGGGAGGATATCAAGGAACAGATTGCCGTTATTATGGATGATATCAATGCAAACGTATCGTTCGGCGTGGGTCGCAATAATCCAACTCCGGTTGATCATGAGCTGTTTGATGATGCGAGTTGGAAGCTGTTCGATTCGATTGAACCTGGGCTGCAGCACAAATTAAAAACACTCGCACGCAACCAGCTTGGTACCGTAGGCAGCGGCAATCACTTTGTGGATATTTTCGTAGAGGAATTAACCGGTAAAGTATGGGTTGCGAATCATTTCGGCAGTCGGGGGTTTGGTCATAAAGTCGCGAGCGGTTTCCTCAATCTGGCTGCAGGTCGTGAGTTCAGCGGGAAAGCGCCTGGAGAATCCATGGATCAGCCACCAACGTTGTTTGACTTGAACAGCGAAATGGGCGAAATGTATTGGGATGGAATGACACTCGCAGGCCGGTATGCCTATGCAGGACGAGATTATGTTATAGAACAGGTGCTTGGTATTCTTGGGGCGAGTGCGGAGTACTCGGTGCATAACCATCATAACTTTGCCTGGAAAGAACAGCATATGGGCGAAGACGTGGTCGTTGTGCGGAAAGGAGCCACCCCGCTGGCACCTGCACAGCTAGGTTTTGTCGGAGGCAGCATGGGAGATATCTCAGTGATTGTGGAGGGCATCCACAGCGAGGAGAACGCGGAATCCTACCGCAGCACGGTGCATGGGGCTGGACGGATCATGAGTCGTACCCAGGCTGCCGGGAAAATGAACTACAAGCTGCGCACTCGCATGGGCGGCGAAATAAGTGAAGAACAGATGCATGCGGCCATTCGGGCGTATGGCGTGGAGCTGAGGGGTGCAGGCACGGACGAAAGCCCGTTTGTGTATAAAAAGCTGCAGGATGTCTTGAATGCTCATGCAGACACTCTGAAAATCAACCATGTGCTGCGCCCTGTTGGCGTTGCCATGGCTGGTGGCAATGAATTTGATCCATATAAGGACTAG
- a CDS encoding LacI family DNA-binding transcriptional regulator, whose product MMKTKVTIQEIAHFTGLSKFAVSRALSGKSGVSDQTRDIILKAAGKLGYFKDNSLLSGDMNNGNELHDPQNIRWSGTILILFPNVRYQNQESVYWGPIFNGISSRLNQKGFNILTLTEPSTDQLFTLLNPDAIRGIITVGSITTPILLEIKRLGIPVVMVDHLDPVFHSDSIFTDNFASMREIMLYLLRKGFKSFQFVGNTSDAHSFYERWIAYSSVLMGNGIEMNQIPELCSPAVDDFRQTFTSVIHEANLPEVFVCANDFFALYTIEALESMGISVPEQCIVTGFDNTYDNIPVLATVNVNKELIGARAVDQMLWRIINPESNVEKKLIMADVLIREQYGRHSG is encoded by the coding sequence ATGATGAAGACGAAGGTAACAATTCAGGAAATTGCACATTTTACGGGTCTGTCAAAATTTGCGGTTTCACGTGCGCTCTCGGGTAAATCCGGTGTGAGCGACCAGACACGTGATATCATCCTCAAGGCCGCTGGCAAACTTGGATATTTCAAAGATAACAGCCTGTTATCTGGCGATATGAACAACGGCAATGAACTTCACGACCCTCAAAACATACGGTGGAGCGGAACGATTCTCATTCTGTTTCCCAATGTCCGTTATCAGAACCAGGAATCCGTCTATTGGGGTCCTATCTTTAACGGGATATCATCCAGACTGAACCAGAAAGGGTTTAACATCCTCACTCTGACCGAGCCTTCTACAGATCAATTATTTACACTGCTGAATCCCGATGCCATTCGGGGCATTATTACAGTCGGTTCAATAACGACACCTATTTTGCTAGAAATCAAACGTCTGGGAATACCTGTTGTTATGGTGGATCATCTCGATCCAGTCTTCCACAGTGACAGCATTTTTACGGATAACTTTGCTTCCATGCGTGAAATTATGCTATATCTCCTTCGTAAGGGCTTCAAAAGCTTTCAATTTGTTGGAAACACCAGTGACGCCCACAGCTTTTATGAACGTTGGATTGCTTACAGTTCTGTGCTTATGGGTAACGGGATAGAGATGAATCAGATACCTGAATTGTGCAGTCCTGCGGTTGATGATTTCCGGCAAACATTTACCTCTGTGATCCATGAAGCGAACTTGCCAGAGGTCTTTGTATGTGCCAATGACTTCTTCGCACTCTACACCATTGAAGCACTGGAGAGCATGGGGATTAGCGTACCTGAACAATGTATTGTCACCGGTTTTGATAACACGTACGACAATATTCCCGTGCTTGCCACGGTCAATGTGAACAAGGAATTAATCGGTGCACGTGCAGTGGACCAGATGTTGTGGCGCATTATAAACCCGGAAAGTAATGTGGAGAAAAAGCTGATCATGGCTGATGTCCTCATTCGGGAGCAATATGGCCGGCATAGCGGATAA